In Candidatus Binatia bacterium, the genomic window CGTTCGCTCTCGGCGAAGAGATCTTCAAGAGAATCCTCGACCACCCCGAGGGCGTGACAATCGCGATCGCCGACGACACGAACAGCGTCGACCAATACATGGGGTTCGAAGACAAGAAAATCCGCGTCGCTCCGCCGGCGATGGTAAAGGAGATGAAGCGCGCGCTCGCGACGCACACCGATCACGCCGAGTACCCGTTCGTTCTGGCGAGCGGACTCCGAACCCGCTGGACTGCGAACACGATCCAGCGTGACCCGACCTGGCGCAAAGGCCAGGGCCCGCACTGTGCCCTCCATCTCCACCCCGACGACGCGGCGAAGCTGTCCGTCGAGGCGGGAGATTCGCTCCGGATCGAAACCGTACGGGGCGCGATCGTTCTTCCCGCTGCGTTCGACCCCAAGCTCCAGCCCGGGCACGTCTGGATGCCCAACGGCTTCGGCGTGGAATACTCCGAGACCATCGACGGCGAACGGGTGACTCAGGGTGCCAATTTGAACGAGATCACCGATGCAGCGGACCGCGATCCGATCACGGGGTGCCCACACCACCGCTACGTGCCTGTGAAACTGACCCGGGTCGCCCCAGAAACGAAAGCCGCATAGGATCGAATCCATGAAAACGCGTGAACTGATGCGCCTCCAGAACACGGGGCACCAGGGAATCAACTCGATCTTCAGCAAGGCCCACTCGGCTGACTGGGACATCGACCGCGACGTGGACTGGTCGACACCGGTCGAGCCGGGGGATTCCCTGGTCGACCACGAGTGGACCGCGTTCGGGCGTACCGACACGTTCAAGGCGCTGCCGGAGGAGGTCCGCAGTTACGTCACGCGCCGCGGGCTCGGGCGTGTTCTGAACATCCTGCAAGTCGGAGAGAGCGTCGCTCAGGACATCTGCGCGAAGCTCGCGCTGAAGCTGCGGCACGAAGACCACCGAAACGCCGCCGTCGCGCAGGCGATGGATGAGGCGCGCCATCACCTCGCCTATGTGCGCTTCCTCGAGAAAATGGGCGAAGAACCCGAAGACATCGATCCGTTCACAGAGGACATGTTCGACCAGCTGCTCGCGGCCGAAGACCCCCGGCGTATGATCGCGTTCGAGCAGTTCTTCCTCGAGAGCATGGCGATGAACATCTTCGAGGGCATCCACGACCACGCGACGAACCCTCTGCTGCGCGACATCCTTGCGTTCATCACGCGCGACGAAAGCCGTCACATGGGCTTCGGGGTCCTCTACCTCGCCGACTGGATGAAGGAAGCGACGCTGGACGAGCGCACCGCGTTCGCTCAGAGTTGGCTGCCGCGAATCCTGTTCACCGTGACGGACCGGCCCGGTCCTCTCATGGCGCGGCAGATCATCCGCCGGATCGAGGAAGCCGGGCACCCCGACGCGGCAAAGCTCGCTCCCGCGCTTCTGCGCGAACAAGAGCAGCTGAACGCTCAGGACCACGAGCTCCTGCTGAGCGGGCAGAAACCATCACATCTGCTCAAGAGCGCAAAGAACGTGGGCCTCCTAGCACCGGAGATCGTCGATGCCCTGGGCGTCGCCGACCACCCGCTCGTGCAGGCTGCCAACCGCAACGTGGAGCCACCCCCGCCCTCCTGATCCACACCCCGACGTTTCGAACGGTCGTTTCAAGCCCAGAAACCATCTTGCACGTCCCGAGGTGCGCGCTGAAGATTTTTTCACCGATTTCCGGCTTCGGACCTGAATCTTCTGGACCCCGCCCGACACGGAAGGACCACCCACCCATGCCCCGCGCCCTCCACAATGCTCTCTCTTGCCTGCGACTCGCCGCCATCGCACTTCCCGCGGCCACCATGCTCCTCGCGCCGATCGCTGCGAACGCGCAGTACGCGGCCCTGGCCGCGACCGTCTGAAGGGCGACGACGACGACGAGATCTACGGCGAGGAAGGCGCGACCGTCTCGTCGGCAAGGAGGGCAACGACCTGCTCGACGGCGGCATCGGCAACGACCGCCTCATGGGCCACAACGGCGACGACGACACCCAGGGCGGCGAACATCTCGGGCGGCGCCGGTTCCGACTTGTGTCAGGACAGCGACGGCGTCGGCCTCATGAAGCGCTGCGAGATCTTCTAGTCGGCCAAACCGTTCGCACCTAACCACTCCGCGATCGCAACACCGATCGCTTCGGGCTGATCTTCCTGCAGGTAGTGGAGCCCTGGGCCGACCCCTACGGCGGTGACATTCGGCATCACGCCGACGATCTCGCTCCCCTTCGACTCCGGCAGAAGCACGCCCGGCGTGCCGTAAAGCCAGAGCTTCGGCACGGCGTCGGTCCGCAGATACGCGGCATACGTCTCGAAGATCTCATGGTTGTCTGCGGGCTCGCCCGCGATCGGAATCTCGTTCGGCCAACGCCAGATGGGCTTGCGGCTGGCTGGATCGAGAAACGGCTTCCGGTAGACGTTCAGATCTTCCTCCGAGAGCCCGCTGAGCACCGACGTCGCCAGAATCTGTTCGATGAACAGGTTCTGCGTGATGAGCAGATCTCGACTGATCACCGGGTCCCGGAACTGCTCGAGTGACGGCGCGAACAACGGTGAGACGTCCGCGAGAGATTCGAACGGCCGAATCATCCCCTCCATGAAAGCGATGCCCTGCACGTTCTCTGGATGACGAGAAGCGTACGCGAAACCCAGTCCCGAGCCCCAGTCGTGGATCACGAGCACCAGGTCCTCGAGCCCGAGAACCCGGATGAACTCTTCGACGTAGGCCAGTTGGGTGGGAAAGCGATAGTCGATGTCCGGCTTGCCGGAGTCGCCGTGGCCTGGGAGATCCAACGCGATCGTTCGGCCGAGGGGACTCAAGTGCGGGGTGACGTTGCGCCAAAGGTAACTCGACGTCGGATTGCCGTGCAGGAACAAGATCGGGCGCCCCTCGCCTCGCTGAACGAAGTGCAGCTCGGTATCGAGGACCCGTACGAAGTTCGACCCTTCCCGGGTCTCCGGCGGCGTGGGCGCCGGCGCGGTCGATGCCCCATCCCCACACGCGGTGAGCAGAGCCAAGCAGAGAATGACGGCGGAGCGGCGGTAGAGCGACATCTGAGCCTCCTTCTTCACAACCCTCATTAGATCGATCCGGCGCCCCGATCGACCGACACATTCGCACGAGCAGCTTGCAAAAATGCGCACGGCACCTGTTAGGCTCACAAACCGTGAGTTGGAAGAAGGAAGTCGATCAGATCGAGCAACGACGCCGGCTGGCGAAGGAACTCGGGGGAACGGATGCCGTCGACCGTCAACACGAGCGCGGACGCCTGACCGTCCGCGAGCGCATCGACGGATTGATCGACCAGGAGTCGTTCCGCGAGGTCGGCCCTATCGCGGGCTACGCTGAGACCAACGAGGACGGGTCCCTCAAGTCCTTCCAACCCGGAAACTACGTCCTCGGAATCGCAAAAGTCGGCGGACGCCCCTGTGTAGTCGGCGGCGAGGACTTCACACAGCGCGGCGGCTCTCCCACTCCGGCCGGCCTTCGCAAGAGCGTCTACGCCGAAGAGCTCGCCTGTAAGCGCCGCCTCCCGCTCGTGCGCTTCCTCGAAGGTGGCGGCGGAAGTGTGCGCGGCTCCGGGAAACGAGGCCCGTCGCCCGACCCGGTCTATACGACCCATCGCTTCGTCTCGATCGCGCGCGTGCTCGAGACCGCGCCGGTCGTCTCCGCGGCCCTGGGCGCCGTCGCCGGCTTTCCCGCCGCGCGCCTGGTCGCTTCTCACTTCGCGATCATGACCCGCGACACGGCACAGGTTCTCATCGGCGGCCCTGCACTCGTCGAACGGGCACTCGGCGAGAAGAAGACCAAAGAAGAACTCGGCGGCGCGAAGGTGCACGAGCGCAGTAGTGTGGTCGATGCGGTCGCCGCGGATGAGAACGAAGTGTTCAATCTCATGCGTGGGTTCCTGTCCTACATGCCAACCAACGTGTCAGAACTGCCTCCCGTTCTGGATGCCGGGGACGACCCCGAGCGATGCGAGGAGGCTCTGCTGGCGATCATCCCTCGCAACCGGAGGCGGGTCTATGACGCACGCAAGCTCGTGCGCCTCGTCGTCGACAAGGACTCGTTCTTCGAGATGACGCCGCTGTTCGGCCGACCGCAGATCACCGCTCTCGCGCGCCTGAACGGGACGCCCGTCGGCGTCGTCGCGAACGACCCGTTCCATCTCGGTGGGTCGATGACGGCCCACGGGGCCCAGAAGTTCCGGCGTTTCGTGCGCCTCTGCGAGACGTTCCACCTCCCGATCCTCAGCTTCGTAGATCAGCCCGGGTTCATGATCGGATCGGAAGCCGAATCGACCGCGACGATCCGACTTGGCATGGAGGCGATCTCGGAGACGGTGCGATCGACGGTGCCGTGGGCGTCCGTGATCGTCCGGAAGTCGTACGGCGTCGCCGCAGCAGCCCACTACGGACCGGACGGAACGGTGTTCGCGTGGCCCTCCGCCGAGCGGGGCGCACTTCCGCTCGAAGGTGGCGTCGCCGTCGCGTTCCGGCGTGAGATCGCCGAAGCTCCGGATCCCGACGCGAAGCGCAAGGAACTCGAGGAGCTTCTATCGAAGGGGCGAACGCCGTTCCCTTCCGCCGATTTCTTCTCGGTGCACGATCTGATCGACCCGCGGCGCACTCGCCCGGCTCTCTGCGAGTGGCTGGAAAGCGTTCAGCCTTCGATGCGAGCGCGGGTGACGCGGCTCTAGCCGCCCCCTACCGCCCCTTCGAAAGATCGCGCAGGCTGAAGGCCCGCTCGGGAATTCCACGGTCGAACTCCAAGTCGCTTCGCACGAACGTCGTGACGCGCTTACTCGCGGGGTTCTCCACCGAGACCTTCACCGCCGCATTCCGGCCGTCCGCCTGCGCGTACGTCATCACGGTCACCCGGCGAGACACTGCGCCGCCAGGCTTGCGGGCCTCGATCTTTCGAATCAACTCGTCGTCGGTCGAGACCCAGACGCGAAACTTCTTTCCGAAGGGCCAGTCGCGGTCACCCACGTCGACGTCGATCACCGCCATGTTCATCCCGTCGACGGTCTCTTCGTCGACGACGGTAGCCTCGACGTCCTCCGCCATGCGTGGAAGGAGATCGAGGAGCTGGGCGTCGCGGTAGCTCGGCTCGTTCCCGTAGGCGGGAGCATCATCGCTCTGGCCGGTCGCGATCTTCTGGAAGCGGCGAGTACTCGGAGCCCAGACCCAGGCATCACCGCCCTCCTCGGCACCCCAGATGTCGAGGACGCGTAGCCCCAGGACGTCTGCCGGGCCGAGGAACTTCGATAGAGACGAGACCTTCAGGTCCTCCCCCAGAGACTCCTTCACTTCCGCCCGGCGCTCGCGGAACTTGTCGTCGTTGGCGAACGACTCGATGATCATCACCGATTTGCGATCGCTCCAACCGGCCGGCGCATTCATCTTCGCCGACGAGGCCAGCAGGGCTCCTCCGTCGAGCGCGAAGGTCGAGACGGGGACCAGAGCAAGGAGTGCGAAGAGACCGAGACCAGCCAGCATGGGAACCATCATTTTCGAATAGTCATCGAACGGGTACGCGCACAAGTCCCCAGATCGGGGCCCTCGGGCGTGGGAGGTGCCGTGCGATCCACATCCGCAGCGAGGAAACGTCCCCAAGAGGAAATTGTGCCTTCCCGGCGAGTCCGGGCATTGGCCCCGGAACCGCGAATCGACCCAGTGGAGGCTGGCGGCGCGGAACCGGCGCTGGGTGGTGACATTATAGTTCGCGGATGACCGACTGGGGGGGGGGGGGGGCGCGACGGAACCAGGAGGAAACTCGATGGTTCTCGGATTCCTCCGAGGCGTACGATGGCTCATGGCAGCCGCTGCAGCGGCTACCTTCACTGCACCTGCGAGTCCCAACCAAGCTCAACTCACAGACTCCACCCAGCATCCCCGGTGGCCAGATCGAGAAGTCTCTCGATGAACAGATTGGCGCCGGATACGGTGACACCTTCACCGCTGGATCCACGATCTACCTGATCAAGCGAGATCCAGCCCGTTCGATCCGGCGCGATCGACAGCTTTCCCAGCGCAAGTTCACCGCCGACCAGGGAGTCGGCCCTCGGGTGAGTGCGGACTCCTCCGGTGACATCATCGCCAATCGCGCTTTCGGTGCCGGGCTCTCCGATTCCCGTGCCGGCTGTCACGTGCAGAACGTAGAGATCGACCTCGATCGACGCGTTGCCGACGTGACCACGGAGTACGATTCCAAGCGCAGCATCTTCAACCGGCTCTTCACCGAAGCCGACACCCGGTTGTACCTGGCGGCGACCCGCAGACCGAACACGGAAACATCAATCTGGGAGCGCTCTTCCAGATCGAAGCGGAAGGAGCGGAATAGACTCAGTGGCGGCCCTGCCCACGGCTGGGCGGGGCCACTCGCCCGCGAAACTAGGTTCAGTACATCTATGCGCGCACCCTCTTCCTGGCACGGTTGCCCGAAATTCGACCATGCTGATACGCCTCGATGCATCGCATGGAAAACGTGTCATGTTCCGATTCCACATCTTAGGGCTTCTGAGAAAACGCGAACCGTTCCACGGCTACGCGCTCATGAAGGAATACAACCGGCGGACCGGGAGAAACTACGGCGCCGGATACTTCTACCGACAACTCGGTGAACTCATGACCGAGGGAATGGTGCGACAGGCCCCGAACCCACTCGGCGCCGACCCCAGACGCACGCCCTACCAGATTACCGAGGCCGGCCTCGACGCCTTCGGCGAGTGGTTCGAGGACATCCCTCGCGATCCGCTCGAAGCCAACGTCGACCAGGTTGCCCGCGCGATGTTCTTCTCCGACGTCGATCCCGACATCGGCGCTCGCGTGCTCGCCATGTGGCAACGCGACCTTCTGGAGAAGACCAAGGTTCTCGAACGGGAGCTTCAGTACGCCCACTCGAAGCGAAAAGACCTCGCCGACATGCGACCCATGCTGATCCGCCGTGACCTCTTCCGCGTCGCCGCCGACCTCGAGTTCCTCGAGGACATCGGCGAGACGCTCAACGGGCGCCGAAAGCAGTGCGAGGAAGTCGAAGCCTCGCCGGCCGTCGCCGCCAAACCACAGACCAAGCGGAAGCCGAAGGCACGCACCCGGGCGGTCGGCGGAACCTGAAGAAGCCCCTAGACCTCGAAGCTGCAGCGGGGAGACTCCGCTGCAGCGAGTCGGGTGCCTGCGCGACTCCGCGACCTAGCTGAGAGAGCATTCCTACGATGTCCGAGTCCGCAGGGAGTCGACTTCGAGCGCAATCCCTCGGATTCGTCGTTTAGAACTTCGACCTGTTGCCACGACTAAGCGTTCGCGAAAACGTGGCCGTCCGGCCGGGTCCGCTCCACCGATCGTGGCGGCCCTGCGGTACTAGTAGTCGCGCGAGCCGCCATCCCGTAGGCTCCCGGAAAGGGACCCGATTCCATGAACCTCGACAAGAAAGCTGCGCTCGTTACCGGCGGCGGCACCGGAGTTGGGCGTGCGACCTGCCTGGCTCTGGCGGACAGTGGCTGCTCCGTAATCTTCAACTACAGCCGCTCGGAGGACGCCGCAGGGACGGGGGACGACGGCGAGATCGTCAACATCTCGAGCGTCGCCGGCGGAGAGAGGGCTACGAAGTGTACTTGATCCGATTCGACATGCGCGCGCCCGAACACGGCGCACCGACGACAGAGCTCTACCCAGCTGCCCTCGAGATGTCGGCGTGGGGCGAAAAGAACGGCTGTGTGGTCGTCGTCGTTTCCGAACACCACTGCTCCCCCGACGGGTATCTCCCTTCGCCCCTGATCTTCGCAACGGCAGTCGCCGCAAAGACCGATAGCATCTTGATCAACGTAGCCGCACTCATCCTCCCCCTCTACGACCCGATTAAGGCCGCAGAGGACATGGCGGTGCTCGACATCTTGAGCAAGGGGCGCGTCTCCTACGTCCTCGGGATGGGATACCGCGACGAGGAGTACGCGATGTTCGGCGTAGACCGCCGGCGGCGCGCGAAGCAGTTGGAAGCCAATATCGAGGCACTTCAGAAGGCGTTCACCGGCGAGCCGTTCGAGTTCGAGGGGCGCCCGGTCCACGTGACGCCGAAGCCGGTGACCCCAGGTGGTCCGTCCCTGGCGCTCGGCGGCGGGAGCCTGATCGCTGCCCGACGGGCCGCGAGATTCGGGCTCGATCTCCTCGCAAGTGGTGCAACGCCGGGGCTCGAGGAGGCCTACCGAGAAGAGTCGGCTCGCGTCGGACGCGAGCCCGGCTACTGTCGAGTGCCCGACGGCGCGCCCACCACCGTCTTCGTCGCCGAAGATCTCGATCGCGCCTGGGAGCGGATCGGCCCGTATCTCCTCCACGATGCCAAGACCTACGGCGCGTGGCTGAAGGGCCAAGACACGACGACCAAGTCCGGTGCGCAGACCATCGACGACTTGCGCGCCGAGCAGGGCCCCTACCGGATCGTCACGGTCGCAGAGGCGGCCGAGTTGATCCGCAACCACGGGATCCTGAGTCTGCAACCGCTCTGCGGAGGAGCCCCGCCCGAGATCGGATGGGAGACGATGAAGCTGGTCGCGGGCAAAGTCTTGCCCTCCCTCACCTAGGAGCCTGAGTCAGCAGAGCGGCTTCAGGTACTTGCCAGTCTGCGACTTCTTCAGCCGGGCGACCTTCTCCGGGGTTCCCTCCCCAACGATCGTGCCTCCGCCGGGTCCACCATCCGGGCCGAGGTCGATGATCCAATCGGCCGTCTTGATGACATCGAGGTTGTGCTCGATCACGATGATCGTGTTGCCCGCATCCACGAGCCGATCGAGCACGCTGAGAAGCTTCTTCACGTCGTCGAAGTGCAGACCCGTCGTCGGCTCGTCCAAAAGGTAGATCGTACGACCCGTCGCGCGCTTCGAGAGTTCTCGTGCGAGCTTGATCCGTTGCGCTTCGCCGCCACTGAGCGTCGGCGAAGGCTGGCCGAGATGGAGGTAGTCGAGACCAACGTCAGCCAGCAGCCGGAGCTGAGCGCTCACCTTGGGGTGCGCCTCGAACACGTCGAGCGCTTCCGCCACCGTCAACTCGAGCACATCCGCGATCGAGTGGCCCTTGTACCGAACTTCGAGTGTCGCCTCGTTGAACCGACGGCCGGCACAATCCTCACACTTCACGTAGACATCGGACAAGAAGTGCATCTCGACCTTGAGCACGCCATCGCCCTGGCAGGCCTCACAACGACCGCCCTTCACGTTGAAACTGAACCGCCCCGGCTTGTATCCACGAACCTTCGAGCCCGGGAGCATCGCGAAGAAGCTCCGAATCTCATCGAAGACCTTGATGTACGTCACTGGGTTGGACCGCGGGGTTCGTCCGATCGGGCGCTGATCGATTCCGACCACCTTGTCGATCTGATCTACCCCTTCAATCCGAACGTGCTTTCCCGCCTTCTGCTGCGACTGATGCAGATGCCGCGACAACGCGGGGTAGAGCACGTCGTTCACGAGGGTCGACTTGCCTGCCCCTGAAACTCCCGTCACGGCGGTAAGTACGCCCAACGGGAACGAAGCGTCGACCTTCTTCAGGTTGTTCTCCGACGCGCCTACCACGCGAATCTCACCTGTAGGCTCTCGGCGCCTTTCGGGAACCGGAACCCTCTCGCGACCGGCCAGATACGCACCCGTGATCGACTTCCGGTTCTTCTCGAGGCTCTTCGGAGTTCCGGCGTGGATGATCTCTCCCCCACGCACGCCGGCCCCCGGGCCGAAGTCGATCACCCAGTCGGCTGCGCGGATCGTCTCCTCGTCATGCTCGACGACGACCACGGTGTTGCCGATGTCACGCATGCGCAGAAGCGTGGCCAACAGTTTCTTGTTGTCTCGCTGGTGCAGTCCGATACTCGGCTCGTCGAGAATGTAGATGACGCCGGTGAGTTCCGACCCAACCTGACTTGCAAGCCGAATGCGTTGCGACTCGCCGCCCGAGAGTGAAGGCCCCGCTCGATCCAGGCTCAAGTACGACAGCCCCACGGAGGATAGGAACTCGAGCCGATTCCGGATCTCCTTCAGGACTTCGCCGGAGATCTCTCCGGCGGCCCCGGTCAGTTTCAGACCGGTGAAGAAGTCACGCGCGTCGTCGATGGTCATCTGCGAGACCTCGACGATCGACTTCTTCCCGAGTTGGACAGCCGAACTCTCGCGCCGAAGGCGAGCGCCCGCGCACGTCGAGCACGCCGCGGTGGCCATGAACTGCCCGTACCAGCGCTTCATCCCATCCGAACGCGTTTGCACGAAGACGCGCGTCAAACGCGGGATACACCCCTCGAAGCGGACGCGCATGTTCCCGTTGTCCCACTTGAGCTCGAACCGACGCTCCCCCGCGCCGTAGAGCAAGATCTTCCGCTGCGCCGCCGTGAGCTTCTTCCAGGGCACATCGAGCGGGATCTTGTAGGCCGCGCAGACCTGCATCCGGACTCGGGTCCCCCAGCCCTTCTTGTCCGACGTCATCTTGCCCCAGGGCTTCACCACGCCGTCCGCGAGGGAAAGCTCTTCGTTCGGAACGAGAAGCTCCGGGTCCAACTCCATTCGCGTGCCAAGTCCGTTGCAATCCACGCACATTCCCTGCGGCGAATTGAAACTAAAGGCCTGCGGCGTCAGCTCCGGGAAGCCAATCTTGCAATTCGGGCACGAAAGGTTCTCCGAGAACACCCGGTCCGCCTTCCCGTCGATCGACGCCAGCATCGTGCCGCCGCCCATTTTGAGCGCGGTTTCCACCGACTCCGTCAGACGCGGCAAAATTCCAGCCTTCATTACGAGCCGATCCACGATCGCCTCGACGTGATGCTTCTTCTTCTTGTCGAGTGCTTCGACTTCTTCGCTGAGCACCGTCTCGCCGTCGACCCGTAGGCGCACGAAGCCCTGGGCCCGAGCATCCGCGAGGAGTTCTCGAAACTCCCCCTTTCGATTCACCAGCAGCGGCGCCATGAGGATGACCCGCGTTCCGGCCTTCTGGTCGGCGAGTTCGCGGGCAATGCGCTGCGCGGTCTGGCCTTTCACCTTCCGGCCGCATTGATGACAATGCTGCTCTCCGACGCGCGCGTAGAGAACGCGGAGATAGTCCGAGATCTCCGTAATGGTCCCGACGGTCGAGCGCGGATTCGTGCCGGTCGTCTTCTGCTCGATCGATACCGTCGGCGAAAGGCCGCGGATGTGGTCGTACTTCGGCTTCTCCATCTGGCCGAGAAACTGGCGGGCGTACGACGACAGACTCTCGACGTAACGCCGCTGCCCCTCGGCGTAGACGGTATCGAACGCGAGCGACGACTTGCCCGATCCGGATACCCCCGTGAGGACCACGAGCTTCTTCTTCGGAATGCGCAGTTCGACCGATTTCAGGTTGTGTTCACGCGCACCTTTGACCCAGATGTGATCGAGCTCGGTGGCCCCACCCTTCATGACGGCTGGTCCTCGTAGATCCTGGTTTGAAGTGAGATTCAGAAAGGGAAATCGAACACGATGTGCACGGCGTCGAGCTTCGGCACTCCCTGCCGCGCTGCCCCCTCCGGTGTCGGTGCGATCGCGGCAAACAGGGTGACCGCGGCGCGTGTCGACTTCCACATCCCGCGGAAAGGTTGCATAGTCCGAGCCGGTAGGCACGCCAGTTTCCGACCCGAAAGGACGACTTTGCGATGATTGCGGACAACCACGACCCGAGAAATCTCTTCGACATGAGCGGCAAGGTCGCTCTCGTCACCGGCGGGAGCCGGGGCCTGGGCCGCGAAATGGTGCTCGCATTCGCCCAGAACGGAGCCGACGTCGTGATCGCCAGCCGCAAGATCGAGAACTGCGAGGCGCTCGCCAAGGAAGTCGAAGAAAAGACGGGGCGCCGCGCGGTCCCGGTCGGCTGCCATGTCGGCGAGTGGCCCCAGTGCGACGCTCTCGTCGACGCGGCGTACGACGCGTTCGGGAAAGTCGACATTCTGGTCAACAACGCCGGCATGTCCCCCCTCTACCCCTCTCTGCCCGAGGTGACCGAGGATCTCTACGACAAAGTACTGGCGGTGAACTTGAAGGGGCCCTTTCGGCTGTCCTCCGTGATCGGCGCGCGAATGGCCGAAGGAGACGGCGGCTCGATCATCAACGTGAGCAGCGTTGCCGCGGTGCAGCCGTCACCGGTCGAGATTCCCTACGGAGCGGCGAAGGCCGGCCTCAACAACCTCACGCTCGGCCTGGCACGCGTCCTCGCGCCCAAGGTGAGAGTGAACTGTCTCATGCCCGGCCCCTTTCTGACCGACATCAGCAAGGCGTGGGATCTCGAGTCGTTCAAACGTGCCGCGGCGACCAGCATCCCGCTTCGGCGGGGCGGCGAGCCGGGCGAGATCGTAGGAGCGGCCCTCTACCTCGCATCCGACGCCTCGAGCTATACGACCGGCGCCGTCATCAAGATCGACGGGGGCGTCGCATACACGCCCGGGTGACCTCCGCCGGAGACGACCCTTCCCACGAGATCCAGCAGCGCGTCGATTCGAAACGGTTTCTGTAGGAAAGCTGCAAGCCCCTCGCGGCCGAGCGCACTGCGCGCTTGCTCTTCAGCTTAGCCGCTCAAGGGAATGTGCCGGGCCGGAGACTCGTGGCTCGAAAGTGTATCGAACAACTCGCCCGCGCCGATGTCGGGCATCCTCAGGTCGAGTAGTACGAGCCGAATTCAGTCTGCGTTCTTGGCGAACACCGCCTTTGCGCGTTCGTCGGTTCAGCCGACATTCTCTCGCCCCCGATGCGCGCAAAGTAGAGCTGTACTAAAGTCCTACGTCCGAGTTGGCTCTCGACCTGGATCGCACCACGATGTTGGCGAATGATCCCGATCACAGCGGCCATTCCGAGGCCGCGGCCCGTAACCTTGGTTGTAAAAAGCGGGTCGAACAACTGCTGACGCGCCGCCTCATCCATCCCCAACCCGGTATCGGACACCTCGAGATCGACCGTGAGTTGAGCCTTCTTCGAAAGAACGTTCAACGCCACCGCGCGGTCCGGGCACACGAGGACAGCGCGGCGCGGCTGACGTTGGCGGTCGGACGTCCCGCGAGGACAAAACACCCGTGCTACGTTTTTCCAATGTCCCGCGCGCGCCCCCAGCCAAACGAGCCGCCCGCGAGTACCCAGGGCACTCTCGAGGCATATCGCGAGATGTGGGGACTCGCGTGGCCCGTCAGCGTCTCAGCGTCCACGGTCATGCTTCTCATGGTCGCCAACCTGTTCTGGATCGGGCACCTCGGCACCGAAGCCGTAGCCGCGG contains:
- a CDS encoding haloalkane dehalogenase, which gives rise to MSLYRRSAVILCLALLTACGDGASTAPAPTPPETREGSNFVRVLDTELHFVQRGEGRPILFLHGNPTSSYLWRNVTPHLSPLGRTIALDLPGHGDSGKPDIDYRFPTQLAYVEEFIRVLGLEDLVLVIHDWGSGLGFAYASRHPENVQGIAFMEGMIRPFESLADVSPLFAPSLEQFRDPVISRDLLITQNLFIEQILATSVLSGLSEEDLNVYRKPFLDPASRKPIWRWPNEIPIAGEPADNHEIFETYAAYLRTDAVPKLWLYGTPGVLLPESKGSEIVGVMPNVTAVGVGPGLHYLQEDQPEAIGVAIAEWLGANGLAD
- a CDS encoding LLM class flavin-dependent oxidoreductase; this translates as MYLIRFDMRAPEHGAPTTELYPAALEMSAWGEKNGCVVVVVSEHHCSPDGYLPSPLIFATAVAAKTDSILINVAALILPLYDPIKAAEDMAVLDILSKGRVSYVLGMGYRDEEYAMFGVDRRRRAKQLEANIEALQKAFTGEPFEFEGRPVHVTPKPVTPGGPSLALGGGSLIAARRAARFGLDLLASGATPGLEEAYREESARVGREPGYCRVPDGAPTTVFVAEDLDRAWERIGPYLLHDAKTYGAWLKGQDTTTKSGAQTIDDLRAEQGPYRIVTVAEAAELIRNHGILSLQPLCGGAPPEIGWETMKLVAGKVLPSLT
- a CDS encoding carboxyl transferase domain-containing protein → MSWKKEVDQIEQRRRLAKELGGTDAVDRQHERGRLTVRERIDGLIDQESFREVGPIAGYAETNEDGSLKSFQPGNYVLGIAKVGGRPCVVGGEDFTQRGGSPTPAGLRKSVYAEELACKRRLPLVRFLEGGGGSVRGSGKRGPSPDPVYTTHRFVSIARVLETAPVVSAALGAVAGFPAARLVASHFAIMTRDTAQVLIGGPALVERALGEKKTKEELGGAKVHERSSVVDAVAADENEVFNLMRGFLSYMPTNVSELPPVLDAGDDPERCEEALLAIIPRNRRRVYDARKLVRLVVDKDSFFEMTPLFGRPQITALARLNGTPVGVVANDPFHLGGSMTAHGAQKFRRFVRLCETFHLPILSFVDQPGFMIGSEAESTATIRLGMEAISETVRSTVPWASVIVRKSYGVAAAAHYGPDGTVFAWPSAERGALPLEGGVAVAFRREIAEAPDPDAKRKELEELLSKGRTPFPSADFFSVHDLIDPRRTRPALCEWLESVQPSMRARVTRL
- a CDS encoding ferritin-like domain-containing protein, with the protein product MKTRELMRLQNTGHQGINSIFSKAHSADWDIDRDVDWSTPVEPGDSLVDHEWTAFGRTDTFKALPEEVRSYVTRRGLGRVLNILQVGESVAQDICAKLALKLRHEDHRNAAVAQAMDEARHHLAYVRFLEKMGEEPEDIDPFTEDMFDQLLAAEDPRRMIAFEQFFLESMAMNIFEGIHDHATNPLLRDILAFITRDESRHMGFGVLYLADWMKEATLDERTAFAQSWLPRILFTVTDRPGPLMARQIIRRIEEAGHPDAAKLAPALLREQEQLNAQDHELLLSGQKPSHLLKSAKNVGLLAPEIVDALGVADHPLVQAANRNVEPPPPS
- a CDS encoding outer membrane lipoprotein-sorting protein; this encodes MLAGLGLFALLALVPVSTFALDGGALLASSAKMNAPAGWSDRKSVMIIESFANDDKFRERRAEVKESLGEDLKVSSLSKFLGPADVLGLRVLDIWGAEEGGDAWVWAPSTRRFQKIATGQSDDAPAYGNEPSYRDAQLLDLLPRMAEDVEATVVDEETVDGMNMAVIDVDVGDRDWPFGKKFRVWVSTDDELIRKIEARKPGGAVSRRVTVMTYAQADGRNAAVKVSVENPASKRVTTFVRSDLEFDRGIPERAFSLRDLSKGR
- a CDS encoding PadR family transcriptional regulator, with the translated sequence MFRFHILGLLRKREPFHGYALMKEYNRRTGRNYGAGYFYRQLGELMTEGMVRQAPNPLGADPRRTPYQITEAGLDAFGEWFEDIPRDPLEANVDQVARAMFFSDVDPDIGARVLAMWQRDLLEKTKVLERELQYAHSKRKDLADMRPMLIRRDLFRVAADLEFLEDIGETLNGRRKQCEEVEASPAVAAKPQTKRKPKARTRAVGGT